A window of Hymenobacter siberiensis genomic DNA:
CGGGGGTGGTGGTGGCGTCCGGGGTTGCGATGCGGCGGCCGCGTGCGGGCCTGCGCAACGTGGCCTGACCCTTCGCTTATTTCTTGCCGGCGGCCAGCTCAATGGCCATCGTATAGGTGCTGGCTTTGCCGAACGACTCATTGATTTCGTCCATGGCGGCGCGGCTGCTCAGGCGCTTGGGCCTGATATTGAGAAAGGTGCCGTCTTCGCCCACCAGCAGGTAGGTGGGCACGTCCTGTAAGGCATAGACCTGCGCCAGGGCCGAGCGCAGGCTACCGCTGAGGTGCAGCTGCACGCCGGGCAGCTTCTTGGCTCGTTGAGCAGGTCGGGCTCGCGCAGGAAGCTGTAGTAGTCGGGGGCCATTTTCAGGCGGCCTTCGGTGTTCACCACCTGTTCGCGCAGGTCCTGAAACGTCAGCTTGTCGTTGGCATAGGCGTACACCACTTCGGCGTGGGCGTAGTTGTAGAAATCCTGCGTGAACGACTGCCTGGCCGCGTGGTCTTCCAGAAACTCGAACTCGTGCTTGCGGCGGTACTCCAGAAACGACAGAAACGGCGCTTCGTAGAGCTGAATGTTATCGGGCAGTACCTGGAAGCCACCGTTCTCCACAAACTGGGCATCGGCTTCTACCAGGTAGTTGTTGGCGTTGGCGGCCTGTTGGCGGTGGCGCTGCTCGTCGGTCAGGTTGGCGCCGTTGCGCAGCTTGGTGGCCAGGCCGGTGGGCACGTCGTTGGCTTTAAATTTCAAGGTGCCCGCCATGTCGCTGCCCCTGAAGCGCACGTCCATATCGGTGCCGGGGTCCAGAAACAGCGGTGCCACGTCGTCGCCGTACACCAAATCGGCCTTGGTGGGGCCGCTCACGGGCACGGCCAGCCGGAACTCGCCCTTGCTGCTCAGGCGCGTGCGGAATAGCTTTTCCGCCGGCTCAAGCAGGTTCTCGCGCAGCGACACGACCACCGAATCGGTGGTGGCGCCGCTCACCCGGCCGGTGAGCACGGCCAGGCCGGCTACGGGTTTGCCTGCCTGCCCATAGCTCAGCAGCGGAGTAGTCAATATATAACTGATATTACGCAGTCGTTGAGTTGGTTGGCCGGTTAACACTGCTTATGATGACTTGCACGCTGGACCTGTACACAGATTATTTGCTAAGTTCGACGGGCCCGACCACGGCCACGGGCTTGTCGCGGCTGCTGGACGGGGCGTTGAGCCACGACCACGTCACGCGCTGGCTGAGCCAGACCACCTACGGCCCGGCCGACATCTGGCGGCAGGCCAAGCCCCTGATTCGCCAGGCCGAGGCCCGGCGACCGGCCGACGAGTTCGCGGTGCTCATCGTGGACGATTCGGTGCTGGAGAAGGCGCACACCGATGCCAACGAGCTGATTTGCAAGCATTGGGACCACAGTCAGCAGCGCTACGTCAAGGGCCTCAACTTTGTCAGCCTACTCTATCAGGCCGGCGAACTGGCCCTGCCCATTGCCGTCGAGCTGGTGCGCAAAACCGTGCCCGTTTACCAGCCCAAGGCCCAGAAAACCAGCTACCAGAGTCCATTCACCAAGAATGAGTACTGCAGCAAATGCTGCGCGTGGCTCAGCAACAGGTGGCCTACCGCTACTTGCTGGCCGACAGCTGGTACGCCTCGGCCGAGAATATGAGCCTGGTGCGGGCGCTGGGCCACCACTTTGTTTTTGCCCTTGAAAGCAGCCGCACCGTGGCTTTGAGCGCGGCCGCGCGGGCCGCCGGCCAGCTCCAGGCCGTGCAGTCGCTGGTGTTTCCCGATACGCAGCCTTTGCGCGTCTATTTGTGGTCCGTCCAAGAGGCGGTGCTCGTAACTAAGCAAGTCTTCACAAACCAAGACGGTAGTCAGGGCATTCTGTATTTGGTCAGCAGCGACACCGACCTGGACCAGGCCCAACTGACCACGATTTACCAGAGACGGTGGAAAAGCGCATCAAGCTTTTTGTGTGGAAGAATACCACAAGTCGCTCAAAAAGAACGCCTCGATGGGCAAGGCGCCCACCAAAACCCCGGCCACGCAGGCCACCCATTTCTTCGCCGCCGTGCTGGCCTACACCAAACTGGAAGTGCTTAAGCTCAAGTGCGGCATCGGGCATTTCCGCCTCAAAGCCCAGCTCTATACCGTCGGCCTGAAAGCCATGTACCACCAACTCGGCCAACTCCGTGCGTAACATCAGTATATAAGTAATCAGTGCTAAAAATGTACGTAAATGTATAAATGCAGCCATGGAAATAGGGTGATAAGAAGAAAGGGGGTGGGGCATAAAGTAGCGGCCCGGCTTCCAATCGGAGGATTATGCGAACCCGCGACAGGTAGCGCTAATGCTGGCCGGCGGCGGCCTTGGATTCGGGGTGCCCGCCGGTGGTCACGACCGGGCCGGCGGCCAGCAGCAGCGGCCGCAGGCGGGTGGCCGCCGTGTCGAGCTGCTGCCGAATCTGGGCCAGGGCCATGCGCAGGGCCAGGGCATCGGACAGGCCGGGGGCGTGCCGCTGCGAGTAGCCGTAGTACATCGCCACCTGCACCCTGGCCTGCCCGTGGCCCTCGTATTCGCCCAGCACTTTGCCTTGCAGGTCCCGGATTTGTACCCGGGCCGTGAGGGTGGTTTGGTAGGTTTCCAGCGGCAGACCCACGAGGCTGGGCGTGAGCATCGTAAGCAGCTGAACTACTTGCAGCATGCGGCCGGTACGCTTCACCTCAACTTCGGGCACCTGCAGCAGGGCCGAGCCCAGGCTGGTCATGCTGGTTGGCTCCGCCACATTGCGGTAAATTTCGTTTTGGAACAAGCGCAGCCGGTCATCGTGCGATGCGCTGTCGATGTTGTTCAGCGCATCCGTTGCTACGGTGGGCTCCAGGGGCGGTAGCAGATGGTTATTGACGGCCGAAGGCAGGTGCTGCAGCACGTGGCCGGGTGCCACGCAGGCCGCAGTGGCAAAGGCTAGCAAGCTGCAACGAAGAAAAGCAGTGATTTTCATGGAAGGAGGTGACAAATCCGAAAGCATCGTGATGAGCCAGTGCTGGGTTTATCCAGTGTTAGCAGCTAAAATTCAGCGTATTAGTAGCGCAGCAGCTTCAGGAGCTTGGTGTAGAGCTCGGCTTCTTCGAAGGGCTTGGCCAGGCAGTCGTTCATGCCGGCGGCGCGGTAGCGCTCGTGGTCGGCGTGGAAGGCGTTGGCCGTGAGGGCCAGGATGGGCACGGCGGCCCGCGCCGGCTCGGGATGGGCCCGAATGATGGCCGTGGCGTCCAGGCCGCTCATGCCGGGCATCTGAATGTCCATCAGCACTAGGTCGAAGGGCTCCTGGGCAAACCGGGCCACCCCGCTGGCGCCATCTTCGGCTTCGGTCACCACCACGCCCCACTCCTGCATGGTGCACCGGGCCACGAAGCGGTTGATGTCGTTGTCTTCCACCAGCAGCACCCGCAAGCCGGCCAGCACGCCGGTATCGAAGGCTTCCGCCAGGCTTTCTGCGGCCGGCACCACGGCCTTGGCCAGCGTGAGGCTGAAGGCAAAGGAGCTGCCCACGTGGGGGGCGCTGGTTACCGTCAGCTCACCGCCCATCTGCTCTACCAGGCCTCGGCTGATGCTCAGGCCCAGGCCCGTGCCCCCAAAGTGCCGCGCTGTATCGGCGTAGGCCTGGGTGAAGCTTTCGAAGATGCGTGCCTGCACTTCGGGGAGCATGCCCAGGCCCGTGTCGGTCACGCGAAACCGCACGGTGAGCGTGTCGGCGGTTTCGCCCAGTAGCTCGCTCTGCACTTTCACCCGCCCGCCCGCCGGCGTGAATTTGATGGCGTTGCTCACCAGGTTCAGCATAATCTGGTTCAGGCGGTGGGCATCGGCCTGCACCATGGGGTAGGGGCAGGTGGCGCTCAGCGGCGTGCCCTCGAAGCGCAGGCCCTTTTCCAGGGCCTGCAAGGCCAGCGGCTGTAAAGCATGCGTCACCGAATCACACAGATTAAATGATTCCAGATTCAGCTCCAGCTTGCCGGAGGCGATTTTGGCCATGTCGAGCACATCGTTGAGCACCGCCAGCAGGTGCTGCCCCGAGCGGCGGATGATGCGCAGGTACTCCTGCTGCTCGGGGCTGAGGGATGTTTTAGCTAGCAAATTGGCCACGCCCAGCACTCCGTTCATGGGCGTGCGGATTTCGTGACTCATGTTGGCCAGGAAGTTTTCGCGGGCCCGCACGGCGGCTTCAGCAGCTTCCTTGGCCCGCTTTAGCTCCTTGCTGGCCAATACCCGCCCGGTAATATCGTGGCTGTGCGATACAATGTAGGGTTCCTGGCCAGGCTCGCGCACCACATAGTTGTGGTAGTGCAGGTAGCGCAGCTGGTCGCTGCCGCGCGGATGCACCGGTAACACCCCCGCTGCCTCACCAGTGCGGGCAATCTGCTCCAGGTAAAATGAAAAGCCCTCGCGGTCTTCCTCCGTCATGTGCACGGTTACCGACGTGCCGACCATCTTGGCCGCATCTTCGTGCAGCAGGCGGGCCAGGGCCGGACTCGCGTTGATGACGATGCCCTGCATGTCACAGGTGCCAATGAGGGCTTGGCTGTACATCACCATGACGCGGTACTGCTTTTCGCTGCGCTCCAGGGTTTGCCGGCTCTGCTTCAGGGCCGTGATGTCGGTGCTCACGCCCAGTACGTGCACCGTGCCATCGGGCCGGTGCAGGGGGCGCTTCACGGTATAGAACCAGTGCGTGGTGCCGTCGAGCAAGGTGTGGGGCTCTTCGACGGTTATTTCCTGGTCTGTGGCCAGCACCTGCGCATCGACGGCCGCGTACCCGGCCAGCTCCCGGGCCTGCACGCTATCCGGGGCCACGGCGTCGGGCCGTACCATGCCGGAGTTGGCCATCAGGCCTCGCATAGCCGGGTTCTGGAAAACCAGCTCCTGCTTCGTATCGCGCACAAAAACCAGGGCGGGAATGGTATCGAGCACCTGCTGGGTAAACTGCTGATGCTCGGCAAACTGCCGGCGCATGGCTTCGCGCTCCGAGATGTCGGAGAAATACAGATTGACGTAGCCTTCCTGCGGGAATGGCATCACGGCCACGCTGTATAGCAGCTCACCCATCGATACTTCGAGCTGCTGGGCCGTGGCCTGCGCCAGGGCGGCGGCGGCGGCGCAGCGCAGCTGCTTTTGCAGCCGCACCTGCTCGGACCGCGTCAGGCGCAGGCCCACGCGCTTGGCCGCCGGGTTGGCATAAAGCTGCTGCCGGTTAGCCCCGATGCGCACAATGGGGCTGGGGTTTTCGTAAGGAATATTGGAAATCGATTTTAGTGCCGCCAGGTACTGCTGCTGCTCACTCACGTCGCGTAGCAGTACCAGCCAGGTGCCCGCCGGGCCGGCATCAGCCGCTGCCGGCATTATCTCGCAGGCCAGCACGGGGCCGCAGTGAAGCCGGAGCAATTCCGGCCGGCCCTGCTGCAGCTTGTGCGGCTCGTGCTCGGCCCAGCGCACCAGCTCGGCGGGCGCGGCCACCAGCGGCTGCACCAGGGCTGCCAGGCATTGCAAGGGCTGGCCGTGCCAGGAATCCGGCTCATCGGACAAGCCCAGTAAGCTGAAAAAGCGCTGGTTGGCCAGCACAATGGTGCCCGTGGCATCCAGCAGCAGCAGGCCTTCGAGCAGCCCCTTGGAGACGTGTTCCACCATCTGCTCTGCTTTCCGGGCCTGCGCCAGGGCCGCGGTGAGCTGCTGGATGCGCTGCTCGGCAGCTGCCAGTGCCATTTGGAAAGGTAAGGCCGCGACCGGGGGGCAGAAAGCTGTTTTCATGGAACAAAAAATCGGGTTAGTGAACGCACCATTAGCCCGGAGTTACCGCCGGTAAGCAGGTGGCCGATGATGGTGCACAGGGCGGCCCTGCCCAGGATGAGGCAGGGGAAAAGCGGAGGAAAAATTCGTGGATAATGCAGCGGGGCCACTGGCCCGGCGGCCGATAAACGCCTGGAGCAGCGTTTGCAAGCGGGTATTGACGATGGAGAACGCGGGCAGCCGCGGGCAGTGGATGCTGGGTCTTAATCGCGCCGAGCACCCGTTCCACTTCGGGCGCTTCGGCCAGGTCAAAGTCCATGCTCCATTCGGCAAACTTGCGCTTGGGTAGGAGGCTTTCGCTCACCGTTTCTACCTGCGTGTGCCGGGAGTCGCACTGAATGCGGGCGTACAGCTCCCGAATCTCGGCTGCGGGCCCTTCTATCATCTGCACAAAAATGCCCTCGCTGTAGAGCAGCAGCCCCGTAATCTGCTTGCGGGAGTTGTGGAGGCGGGCCAGCGCGAGCATCTCCCGCAGCTGCGCCTCGCTGGGGCGATACGTGGACCGGCTGCGGTACAGGCGCTGGTATACATTGGTTTCCAGCCGCGCCACAAGCTGGGCGAAGGTGATGTCGCCCCGTTGGTAGCGTGCCAGCTGCTGCCGCGCGTAGCGGTGTGATGCCGGCGCGGAATGTTGGCCGTGAGGGCTACTATCCAGGCCACCGCGCGGCGGCGCTGGTCGGCGCTATCATCAAAGTCGGAGGACGAATCAGGTATGCGGAGCAGGGGCAAAGGGGGTGTTTTCGAATGGCAGGAGCGGGGGTTAAGTGATATATACTGGTGGAAACAGTAACGGTTGGGTAATTGAATGCGCCTGGGGTCGGCTCAGGCCACGGCCAATGCCAGCTCGGGGCGGCGGCGGTGCAGCCACTGCTGCTCGCCGGGCGAGAGCCGGGCGTGGTAGTGCAGGCTACCGAAAAAGATAAGGAATTGATAGAACAGGATGCCGTAGTTCGTCATGCCAAAAATGCCGAACTCGGTGAAGGAATTGATGAGAATGGGGATGAGCAGGCCCGCCCCCAGCAGCCGCACCTGCGGGTCGGCCTGCTGTACGAAGGCCCGGATGGTGCAGCCCAGCTGGAGCATGGCAATGGTGAAGCCCACTAGCCCCAGGTTCAGCAGCACCTGAATGAAGGTGTTGTGGGCCATCTGGGCGGCGTAGGTGTGCACGCTCTGGAAGTACTCGCCGTAGCTGATGCGCATGAAGCCGTAGCCCAGCAGCGGCTCACGGGGCAGCGCCTCCGTGAGCAGCGCGTGCCAGAAGGGCAGCCGGCCGGTCATGCTCAGCACTTCCTCCAGCCCGCCCTGCTTGATGAAGAGCAGCGGCACCAGGGCCACCACGCCCAGCAGCACGGCCGCATTGGCGGCCCATTTAATACGCGGGTTGCCCGCCTGCCGGATGTGAAAGAACAGCACCAGCACAAACCCCACCAGCGACGACCGCGACCCGGTGAGCACCAGCGCCAGCAGCAGCAACCCAATTTTGACCACCGTGAATCCCGTGCGGTGATGGCGCTGCAAGTCAAACATGAGGCAGGCAATGCCCACCACGCAAAGCATGCCCAGCTCGTTGGGGTTCATGAGGTAGCCGCCCAGGCGGGCCTCCTCACCGCCGTGGGTGAGGCGGTAAAACACGTCGGGGGCCACCAGCGCGCCCACCAGAAATACCAGCAGAATCACGAACACGGCATTGCCCAGCACATGGTAAAAGCGCACCTGGCTATCCGGGAAAAACTCCTTGAGCAGCAAAAAGCACTTCACGAAGTAGTAGGCAAACACGAGGCTTTCCATGTCCATCATCCACTGCAGAAACGAGTAGCCGGGGTTGCGCGACCAGAGCAGCGAGGCCAGGCCCAGCGCCAGGTAGGCCCCGTAGAGCAGCGGCACCGGGCTGTTGCGCCAGCGAAACGAGTCCACCGCGCCCCGGCGAATTATCAGCGAATACGCGCCGATGACGGCGGCCGTCATGCCCAGGCGGGTCACCAGTTTGAGGATACGGGTGACGCCAATGTCGTCGTTCCAGGCAAAAAAGCCGGCGAGCTTGATGAGCACAATCAGGGTGAGCAGCCCGCCCATGGTGCGCAGAAATACCCGGTGCGGCGCGGCGGCGGAAGGTAGCAGTTTGGCCATAAATAAGTTAGGCCGCAAGGGCTTCCTGATACATTTGTTCGTAGGCCGGCAGCAGGTTGGGCCAGCTGAAGGCGGTGCGCACCATGCGGCGGCAGCGCAGGGCCAGCGCCTCGGTTTCGGCCGGGGCAGCGGTCCATTGGGCGTAAAGGCGGTGCAGGGCATCGGTGAGCAGGGCCGGGCTGGCGGTGGCCAGCACCTCGCCGCAGCCAAACTCGCGCACGTAGCTGCCCAGGTTGGTGGCCTCGGTCACCACGCACGGAATGCCCAGGGCCACGGCTTCGAGCACGGCGGTGGGCAGGCCCTCGTAGTGGGAGGTGTGGGCAAATACATCGAGTTGGCCCAGCAGAGCAATTTTCTCATCGCCGTAGCGGCTGCCCAGCAGCTGCACCGAGCCCTCGGGCGCTTCGGCGGCCCAGTCGGCCACCAGCTGGCGGTCGGGGCCGTCGCCAATTACCCACAGCTCGGCCTCCGGCACCAGCCGGGCAAATTCGGCAAAGCCGGCCAGCAGGCAGTCCAGTCCTTTGTGGTTGTCATCGAGCCGGCCGCAGAAGCCCACCCGGAAGCGGCCCCGCGCGGCCGGCACCAGGGGCAGCACTGCCTGGGGCGGTTCAAAGCCGTACGGCATCAGGTTGGTGCGCACGGTGTGGCTCATGTGCTCCACGCCCGTTACCTCGCTCAGGCCCAGGCAGTGTACCCGTGCCGAGTGCCGCAGCAGGTAGCCCTCAAACAAAAACGCGTAGGCCAGCTTGGTGAGCCAGCTTTTGCGCCGGGCCGCCGGGCTGTAGCTGCCGTGCGGCGTGAGCACATACGGGATGTCGAGCGCCGTGAGCCGCCGCGCCAGCGTATAAAACGCCGGAATAAATGCCCCGTGCAAATGCACCACCGCCGAGCGGCAGCTCAGCTCGTCCAGGGCCGCCAGCAGCGCTTTGGCCACCCCAAATGGGTTGCGCTGCGCCGGAAACAGCCGGGTCGCAAACTCGCGGGCCGGGTAGTTTTCGCTGAGGTCGGCGGTGATGCCCCACACGGCCACATCGGCCCCGGCGCGCTGCTGCTGGGTGGCCAGCGCGTGCACCACCTTGTTCACCCCGTTCATGCGTTCGGGGTTGGCTTTGCCGAGGATTAAGTGAATGATTTTCATGGCAGTTAGTAAGTGGCGAGCAGTAGGCTTGGGTGCGTGCAGTTCGGCGTGGCAATTCGTTTGGCAGAGGCTAAGGCCAACGCAGTGCCAGAACTTGATAATAAACTTAAAATACTGATTTTCAGTATGTATTGATATGAATTAGATTGAAATGGCTCCACTTTTCAGAGTGTCGTCTGAAAAGTGGAGCCATTTCAATCAGTCCCCACAATTGTTGTTTTGTCAGGAATTACACGAAGCATATTCACTGAGCCCCAGCGGGGTCGTACCCAGAGGGCAGCATATTGGTGGTAAATAACTGTTAGTAAGGGGTATAGAAATGAAAAGTGTCGTATTTCTATACCCCTTACTACTTATCACCTGACCACCGGCGCGGCGCGGCGCAGGGCCAGCGCCCAGTAGCCGCCCAGCACCAGCTGGGCCAGCAGCCAGCCCAGTACCACGCCGCTGGCTTGGTAGTGCCCCGTAAGCCAGCGTACCGACAGCAGCGAAACCACGATACTGAGCATGTAGCCCACGAAATAATGGCGCGAATCGGCCTGCAGGCGGATGGTGAGCCGGAGCGGGTACACCAGCAGAATTACCACGTAGAGCAAACAGCACAAGCGCAGCAAATCAGCGTACTGGCTGCCGCCCGCCGGGCCAAAGCGCGCCACCAGCGGCCCGGCCGCCAGGGCCAGCAGCGCCAGTACCGGCACGGCCGCCAGCAGCATTTTGCGGGCCAGCGCCGCCCGCTGCTTGCCAAACAGCTGGGGCGCGTGGTAGAAGCTCTGGCTGAGGCGCGGCAACGCATAATTCTCCACCGCCTGCAGCCCCAGGTTGAAGATGCCCATGGCCGTTTGGGCCAGCCGCAGCACGCCCAGCATGGCCGGCGAGCCCGCCCAGCCCGCAAACACCAGCAGCACGTTGGCCGAGCCCCACTGGAGCAGCGACGTGGGCAGCAGCCAGCGCGCCTGCCGCCAGTGCCGTCGCCCAAAGCGACGCAGGCCGCGCAGGTTGGGCCACGCGCCCAGCGCCCGCCCGCCCAGCAGCAGCGCCGGCATGGTAGTAAGGCCCACGGCCCACATCACCTGGGCCAGCGTGGCCGGTTGGGGGCGGAGCGCCAGGACCAGCAGCACCAGCAGTTGCCCGCCGGCCGAGAGCACGTCGCTGGCCAGGGCCGCCTGCACTTTGCCATCGGCCAGCAGCAGCTTGCGAAGCGTATCCTGCCCCCCGGCGGTGGCCAGCAGTACCACAAAAGCCGGCAGCACCGCGGCGGCCTGGGGCAGCATGCGGGCGCCCGCCACCACACCCACCACCGCCAGCAGGCTAAAAATCAGCTGCAATGCCAGCAGCAGTTGCTGGTAGGCAGCCCGGCGGGTGGCGGGCAGCGAGCCCACCACCACCTGCATGGGCTGCGTGATAACGGCCCCCTGCACCGCCAGCAGCAGCAGCAGCACCAGCTGCCAGGCGCTGTACTCGCCAAAGGTGGCCAGGCCGAATAGCTTGGCAATGAAGATGTTGGTCAGAAAGCTGGTGGCGCTCACCGTGGCCTGGCCCGCCACCACCCAGTAGCGCGGCGACAGCCGAAGCCGCTCCAGGCGCAGGGCCCGGAGCGGCTTCGGTAGCATCGTGTTCAGGGTTGGGTTCATGCCTGCAGGTCGAGGCCGGCGGGCAGGGACAGGCCCGTGGATTCGGCGGCGGCTTGCGGGGCGCGGCGGGTCCAGCGGCGCAGGCGGCGGGCCGCGATGCGCAGGAAGCCGGGGTCGTAGCCGTCGCGGTTCAGGCAGAGCTGCACGTTGGGCAGTTGGTATTCGGCCACCAGCAGGTCCAGCTCGGCGAGGCGGGCGGTGGGCGTGGTGCGGCTGTCGATGACGAACAAGTTGGCCTGCGCACCGGTCATCACGGCCAGGGCGTGGCTGTCCTGGGCCAGGGTCAGGTTTTGAATGAGCAGCAGCTCATCGGGCTGGGCGTCGGGGTCCGGCGACGTTGCATCGCGCAGCACCAGGGCGCGCACTTTCAGGCCCTGCAGGACCAAAGCCTGCTGCAGGTGCTCAAAGAAAAATGACTGCCCTTCCTTGTCCGAGAAAGCACTCACTACCAGCTTGCTGCCGGGCACGAAGAAGCCCTTGAGCGCCAGCCGCGTGGCTAGCTGCTTGAAGAAGGCCAGCTGGCCTTCCAGGTCTTCGCCCAAATGCGGAATAGTGGCCGCCAGCGGCGTAGAAGCTTCTTTTTGCACCGAGTAAGCATCGCCCGGCGTCGCGCTCACTCCCGCAATCAGGTAGGCCAGCAACGAGCCCACCAGCAGGCCCAAAAAGCCGGACACCAGCAGCACGAAGCCCCGGTGCGGGGAGGTGGGCTCGGTGGGCACCAGGCCATCGGCAATCACGCGGTGGTAGGAAATGGGCGTGGCCTTGGCAATCTCCGCCTCGGTTTCCTTTTCCCGCAGGAAGGTATACAGCTTCTCATTCAGCTGAAAATCACGCTCCAGAATGGCCAAATCCTTCTCACGGGTGGGCAGGCCCGCAAATACGCCCTGCGACTGCCGAATGGTGCGGTCGATGTCGCGGGCGCGAATGGTGAGGCTGGTGCGCGTGTTCCGGATGCTTTCCAGCAGGTAGCTGTTGAGGTCGGCCAGCTTCAGGTCCACGGTCTGCACCTGGGCATCTTCGGGCGTGAAGCGGAGCAGCAGGTCGTGTTTTTCCGCCTGCAGGTCTTTGATTTTCTTGATGATATCCGTCGAGAGCATGTCGTTGAACGCCTCGAAGTTGGGGGCCAGCGCTAGGGCGTGGTCCTTGCCGTTGGTCATGTAGCGGTAGAGGTCGTTGGCGGCGGCCAGGCTCATCTGGATGTTGGCGCGTTGGATTTTCAGCTCCGCAATCTTGTGCAGGTCGGTTTCGGTTTCCTGCTTGATGTTGACGATGCTCTTCTTGTCGCGGTATTGCTCCACGGTGTCTTCCGAGTGCGAGAGCGTGCGGCGCACGGTCTTCAGCTGCTCGGCAATCGACTGCGAGGTGGCATTCACTACCTTGTACTTCGTGGCCAGGTAATCATCCAGATACACGGCCGTGAGGGCATTCACCAAATCGGCGGCCTTCTGGGGCACCGGGCTCTGGTAGCTGATGCGCAGCACGGGCACGTTGTGGTCGGTGCTGCTCAC
This region includes:
- a CDS encoding BLUF domain-containing protein, producing the protein MARLETNVYQRLYRSRSTYRPSEAQLREMLALARLHNSRKQITGLLLYSEGIFVQMIEGPAAEIRELYARIQCDSRHTQVETVSESLLPKRKFAEWSMDFDLAEAPEVERVLGAIKTQHPLPAAARVLHRQYPLANAAPGVYRPPGQWPRCIIHEFFLRFSPASSWAGPPCAPSSATCLPAVTPG
- a CDS encoding MATE family efflux transporter, with the translated sequence MNPTLNTMLPKPLRALRLERLRLSPRYWVVAGQATVSATSFLTNIFIAKLFGLATFGEYSAWQLVLLLLLAVQGAVITQPMQVVVGSLPATRRAAYQQLLLALQLIFSLLAVVGVVAGARMLPQAAAVLPAFVVLLATAGGQDTLRKLLLADGKVQAALASDVLSAGGQLLVLLVLALRPQPATLAQVMWAVGLTTMPALLLGGRALGAWPNLRGLRRFGRRHWRQARWLLPTSLLQWGSANVLLVFAGWAGSPAMLGVLRLAQTAMGIFNLGLQAVENYALPRLSQSFYHAPQLFGKQRAALARKMLLAAVPVLALLALAAGPLVARFGPAGGSQYADLLRLCCLLYVVILLVYPLRLTIRLQADSRHYFVGYMLSIVVSLLSVRWLTGHYQASGVVLGWLLAQLVLGGYWALALRRAAPVVR
- a CDS encoding O-antigen ligase family protein — protein: MAKLLPSAAAPHRVFLRTMGGLLTLIVLIKLAGFFAWNDDIGVTRILKLVTRLGMTAAVIGAYSLIIRRGAVDSFRWRNSPVPLLYGAYLALGLASLLWSRNPGYSFLQWMMDMESLVFAYYFVKCFLLLKEFFPDSQVRFYHVLGNAVFVILLVFLVGALVAPDVFYRLTHGGEEARLGGYLMNPNELGMLCVVGIACLMFDLQRHHRTGFTVVKIGLLLLALVLTGSRSSLVGFVLVLFFHIRQAGNPRIKWAANAAVLLGVVALVPLLFIKQGGLEEVLSMTGRLPFWHALLTEALPREPLLGYGFMRISYGEYFQSVHTYAAQMAHNTFIQVLLNLGLVGFTIAMLQLGCTIRAFVQQADPQVRLLGAGLLIPILINSFTEFGIFGMTNYGILFYQFLIFFGSLHYHARLSPGEQQWLHRRRPELALAVA
- a CDS encoding GNVR domain-containing protein; translated protein: MKQTSRLLRPLWRGLPVVLLCLSLSLAAAWQYLRYATPMYESTAKIKLADVNEGAMNTTLIKNLDAFSGTDRSSAEAELVRSPLLLGRALDRLPFDLSTYRVGKLRTTEMYRASPFRVALTLRNPKWTEKAIDLRIDAAGALTLTAPSGEVVNGRLGQPMQLTGAEVTITRNEEQLKNRPDVPLADHYRLVQHDRGQLIEALGSQLDVSSTDHNVPVLRISYQSPVPQKAADLVNALTAVYLDDYLATKYKVVNATSQSIAEQLKTVRRTLSHSEDTVEQYRDKKSIVNIKQETETDLHKIAELKIQRANIQMSLAAANDLYRYMTNGKDHALALAPNFEAFNDMLSTDIIKKIKDLQAEKHDLLLRFTPEDAQVQTVDLKLADLNSYLLESIRNTRTSLTIRARDIDRTIRQSQGVFAGLPTREKDLAILERDFQLNEKLYTFLREKETEAEIAKATPISYHRVIADGLVPTEPTSPHRGFVLLVSGFLGLLVGSLLAYLIAGVSATPGDAYSVQKEASTPLAATIPHLGEDLEGQLAFFKQLATRLALKGFFVPGSKLVVSAFSDKEGQSFFFEHLQQALVLQGLKVRALVLRDATSPDPDAQPDELLLIQNLTLAQDSHALAVMTGAQANLFVIDSRTTPTARLAELDLLVAEYQLPNVQLCLNRDGYDPGFLRIAARRLRRWTRRAPQAAAESTGLSLPAGLDLQA
- a CDS encoding hybrid sensor histidine kinase/response regulator, which gives rise to MALAAAEQRIQQLTAALAQARKAEQMVEHVSKGLLEGLLLLDATGTIVLANQRFFSLLGLSDEPDSWHGQPLQCLAALVQPLVAAPAELVRWAEHEPHKLQQGRPELLRLHCGPVLACEIMPAAADAGPAGTWLVLLRDVSEQQQYLAALKSISNIPYENPSPIVRIGANRQQLYANPAAKRVGLRLTRSEQVRLQKQLRCAAAAALAQATAQQLEVSMGELLYSVAVMPFPQEGYVNLYFSDISEREAMRRQFAEHQQFTQQVLDTIPALVFVRDTKQELVFQNPAMRGLMANSGMVRPDAVAPDSVQARELAGYAAVDAQVLATDQEITVEEPHTLLDGTTHWFYTVKRPLHRPDGTVHVLGVSTDITALKQSRQTLERSEKQYRVMVMYSQALIGTCDMQGIVINASPALARLLHEDAAKMVGTSVTVHMTEEDREGFSFYLEQIARTGEAAGVLPVHPRGSDQLRYLHYHNYVVREPGQEPYIVSHSHDITGRVLASKELKRAKEAAEAAVRARENFLANMSHEIRTPMNGVLGVANLLAKTSLSPEQQEYLRIIRRSGQHLLAVLNDVLDMAKIASGKLELNLESFNLCDSVTHALQPLALQALEKGLRFEGTPLSATCPYPMVQADAHRLNQIMLNLVSNAIKFTPAGGRVKVQSELLGETADTLTVRFRVTDTGLGMLPEVQARIFESFTQAYADTARHFGGTGLGLSISRGLVEQMGGELTVTSAPHVGSSFAFSLTLAKAVVPAAESLAEAFDTGVLAGLRVLLVEDNDINRFVARCTMQEWGVVVTEAEDGASGVARFAQEPFDLVLMDIQMPGMSGLDATAIIRAHPEPARAAVPILALTANAFHADHERYRAAGMNDCLAKPFEEAELYTKLLKLLRY
- a CDS encoding glycosyltransferase family 4 protein: MKIIHLILGKANPERMNGVNKVVHALATQQQRAGADVAVWGITADLSENYPAREFATRLFPAQRNPFGVAKALLAALDELSCRSAVVHLHGAFIPAFYTLARRLTALDIPYVLTPHGSYSPAARRKSWLTKLAYAFLFEGYLLRHSARVHCLGLSEVTGVEHMSHTVRTNLMPYGFEPPQAVLPLVPAARGRFRVGFCGRLDDNHKGLDCLLAGFAEFARLVPEAELWVIGDGPDRQLVADWAAEAPEGSVQLLGSRYGDEKIALLGQLDVFAHTSHYEGLPTAVLEAVALGIPCVVTEATNLGSYVREFGCGEVLATASPALLTDALHRLYAQWTAAPAETEALALRCRRMVRTAFSWPNLLPAYEQMYQEALAA